The Chiloscyllium plagiosum isolate BGI_BamShark_2017 chromosome 3, ASM401019v2, whole genome shotgun sequence genomic interval GCCTTTTATTTCCTCTATTCCCTCTCCTttctcccacccccccaccacaaaAAAAACAACGCGCCACTGCAAAtcaatataaaattataaaatttggATTTTTCGTTGATGGTACGGCAGTTAGTGAGCAGCTTTTGAGGTAGGGAGTGCGGGCGCCCGGCGCCTGTCTCAAGTGAGCAGCTAGCTCAATGCTCTGCCCGTTGCCGGCAACCCCCTGAGCACAATGAGCAGGGGGCGCCTCCTAGCGGTTAGCTGGCTACCTGTACCCCCCGGGGAGTTTTCCTGAAATGGATCGCTGCAAGTTAGCATAGAATTCAATACgtggggaagggggggtggggCGAGATAAAAGCCTCGATGATAAACCTCCAGGTGGACTAGGCTTGTCGTCATATCGTACAGCGAAGGTACTACTGTGTGGACAGTGTTTAAACGCAAACAAATGATTGGTGCATCAAATTGCAAGCCCATTCCTGCTCATGCATTTCTATTCCCAGAATCTAcctaatttttgtttttactggCTGGGGAGGAGTGTGGAGAGAACGGGGTGGGAAAACCAGAATTTGGCTGCAGTGCCCTCCATGCGGAATGTCTTCTGCATTTCTAGTAGatactttttttgggggggggggtgtggattGTCCTACATCTCTCAAAACGGGGTGCCCAGAGTCAGGATGCGTTTAGGTGGGCTCCTGatcctttttttttgtccctCTCCTACCGCCGCTGGCTTTTCTCAAACACAAGCCACGGTGCGTTTGCAGTATTTTCCCTGGGCTTGAACAGaaaggtggggaggggagtggAGAGAGAATTTACCCTCCACCCTTCCGTAAAATTCGCCACTCCGTCCGTCCTATCGCTCTTTACGTACACAAAAGTCGgtccattttgtgtgtgtgtgtgtgtgtcgcctCTCCTATCTGCTGGCGGTGCTAATAAACCACCATTTTGTGTGTATtttctcctccctccctctccctctccctctccctgtgttTTAGGAGAATGGCCATGTGAAGGTGAACGGAGACGCGTCTCCAGCTGCAGCCTCCGCCGCTGCGCCCGCCGCTGAGCCCGCCGCGGAGAAGGAGGAGCTGCAGGCGAATGGGGCGACCCCGGCCGAGGAGAGCAAAGAGGACGGGGGTACGGCGGCCGcaccaccagcagcagcagcagcagcaacatcgGCGCCGGTGAGCAGCGAGGCGGCCAGCACCAGCGCCAGCGCCAGCACCCCCCCGGCCGCGGCCAAGCCCGCAGAGACGAACGGGGAGTCGGCGGAGAGCGGGTCCCCGGCGGAGGGCGAGGCGGCGGCGGCCAAGGGCGAGGAAGCGGCGGCCCCTGCTTCGACCTCGGCCGCCAGCCCGGCCAACAGCGAGACcccgaagaagaagaagaaacgCTTCTCCTTCAAGAAGTCCTTCAAGCTCAGCGGCTTCTCCTTCAAGAAGACCAAGAAGGAGACGGGGGACAGCGCAGAGAACGAAGCGTCTGCCTCTGCCGCTGCCCCAGCCCCAGCAGCCCCtgaggaggagaaggagaaggagcaAGGCGCCTCTCCTCCCGCAGCCGCTCCTGATAGCGCAGCAGAGGCCGGCACCACCGAGGAGACCAAACCCAAACCCAGCCAGGAAGGCGATGCCAGCTCCCCCGCCCCCGCCCCGGCCAGCGAGCCGGCGGCAGCCTCTGCCAACTCGGAGGAAAAGAGAGAGGAGACCGGCGCCTCGCAGGAGGACAAGCCCGAAGACAAGGCTCCCGAAAGCGGGGCCCTACAGGATGCCAAAGCTCCGGAGGAACCCAGCAAGGCCAACGAAGAGAAACCCACAGCGGAGCAAGCCTCGTCCAACCCAACTGCCAACGCTGAAGCCTCCACAACTGAGCAAGAGGCGGCAGCGGTCCAAGAAccaccaccagcagcagcagagcCAGCTGTACCACAGGAGGTACCATCCGAGTCTAGTCCAGCGCCACCAACTACCGACTCAGCAGAGTAAAACGGAGAAGCCCAAAACTGGAGTGATAATCAAAGGACCTTTTTCCATGTTTGTTTGTTGGAGTGGTGCCAGGTACTGGTTTGGAGAACTGTCTAACCAGGGATTTTAAAggcattttttattttttaaaaataaaaagaaatcccATTGCATTCATTCTGTTACCACCATTCCAACAGGCAGAGATGAGCCCCAAATCTCGCTCTGTCatttttttgcatcagtattactGTTTTTgcatattttgcatcattttatacaaaagtttaaacCTTTTGATCAATATATGGACATGTCCATTGGTGTGGATAATCTGGGTGGGTAAATCCTGGGTAAAATGTAAATGAAGTAATATTGGAACCACAATGCAGTGGTGTAGTTGCCAAGTAAATGTGCCACAAACTAATTATGTAAAGGATtagtctttttaaaacaaaagttgcaaATCTTACAAAAATAATCCATACAGTTTACAACACTAAGTCTTGAATACAAGAAAGCAAGGAAATCTGTGTCAGAAAATCAATAGTTTTAGTAATGCATTAAAATCATAGAAACTTTTCACTTATCTCATTTATAGCTGTACAAGTCAAGTGATAAGtagaagaaaaaaaagcaagttgTATAGGCGTTATTGTTTATTGCTGGTTCATGACCTTAAAGTGTAATTATGTATTACAGCAGGGTGTTTTTAACTGTGATTATGTATAAATGAAAACTTAATATCAAGAAGCACATGAAGTTTGCAACTCTTCACCCTGCCCATTTTGTAAAATTGCCGTCATCTTGGAAGATCTTTTAAACAATTTTAAATGAAAAGCTGTGATAAGTGGAATGGTTGCTGTTTATATACTGTTGTATGTTTGGTTACAGCAGTCAATGCTTTTTTTCAGCCGTCTTTGACAATTGGGAAAACTCTTCAGATGCAATGCGTTTTGTGTAGCATCTTGTCTATCATAGTTTTTTTGTAAATACTGGAGAAGCTTTGACCAATTTGACTTAGAAATGGAATGTAACTTTGCTTACAAAATTGCTATTAAACTTCTCTGCTTAAGGTGTTCTAATTTTCTGTGAGCACACTAAAAGCGAAAAAATAAATGTGAATAAAGTTTCGACTTAGTCTATTTTATTACTCTGTTCATTTTGAAGTTTGAGGCTATTCCTGGTCACACTAAAATATAGAACAATTCACTTGATACATCACAGCTGAAAAGAGCAAATGTACAAAGGCATCTCGATCTGACCACTTAGCGGGATGTTGAGACCATGAGGTGGAAAGGATGAATCAAATGTGGATTGTTTAAAATTAATGCTTTTATTTGCTGAACATGATGCAGTTACATACTAAAAATTGATGCCTGCTTTATAACTAAGTGATTTTTGATTAAAAGGTTATgaatttgaaagattttaaaatcgtAAGTTTTCcagaagagaaagaaacccaTTTGCTTGGGAGGTTTCTTTCAGATGACTCATTCTTGatttgaattttcattttgtgATTGTCATattgggtggctcagtgggtagcactggggacctgggttcaataccagcctgtGGTGtctgtggagttttgcacattatccccgtgtctgtgtgggtttcctccaggtgctccagtccttctttctctttttttctctttcttcccccccaccccgaccaaagatttgcaggtctggtggattggctgtgctaaattgcccatagtgttagatccatgagtcaggggtaaatacagggtaaggAAGTGGgcctgcgtgggttactcttcagaaggttggtgtggacttttggtcaaaatggcctgttttctcATTGTAGGTAATGTTGGGGTTCGTCCAGTGGTAAGCAGACGAGCATACAGCATCACTTGACAAATGGATGATGATAATTGACATTGAATCTGAGCTTGAAATGTAAATACTATTTGAAGTTTGAAATTGCTACTAAATTCAAAACTGGGTTACTGCCCATCTCCATTGCTGTATGTCcagttaaattattttaaacttttaGTGTAACTGACAATACACTCTTTCATGCATAGGTTCTGTTTTAACCTTTTTTAGACTTtgttaaatttattttctcttaaATTTGGGTTTTACCGTTAAGTATAGATGAACAATTTAAATAGCTTTCCTGTGAATGTAAGCCTTTAGGCTAGTTGTACTGTCTGGAAGCCAACCATGCTACATAGCAAAGTTACAATCTTGCAGATTTGAAGATAGAATCTCATATTGAATTGGTTACTAGTATCCAATTGGTGTACTTAGATCATGTACATTTGGCGTTCATTGCAAAATCACTGCTCTATCACCAGAAAACGCTAAATAAATTTAGTTTCTCTTTCTTGTTGGGCCATTGATCTCCTTCTGCAGTTGGTGCTTAATCAGCTGACTGGATCACAATACCAACTGGCGGAGGGGTGAGTGGAGATAGAAGCATGCTGCATTGCTAATAGTTTTTCAGTCCTTGTCTGAATTTCTTAAGATTTTAACAATATTCCTCGGCCTacaatattttctgtttaaataagCAAGGTTTCAGGATAAAAAAACTTTTTAGGATTACAATGACATTAAAAATGTTGAACCTAAGACTTGAATGAAACTTTTTCCTACCTATTCTCAAAGTACTTAAAACTGTTTATGCAAAATGCCATGTGGTGTATTATGGATCTGAAGACTTCCTGGTTTGTGGTGATTCATTCGTGATGTCTTCCATCTTCTCCAACTTAATGTTTTTCCAAGTAGCTTGCAAAATAAGTTTATGGGGGGGGGGCGCAACTGGGCTCAAGGAAAGATGCTTTAGCAAATGTGTAATCTTTTGAAGCAGACTTGCATTTGTTGGGTAATATGTAACTTGGATTGCATTAATTTGCTATCTTGAACAACAGTACCTTGCAAAAAAAGAAGTTACtgaatgtaaataattgtggatGTAATCACCCACTGTTAGCTGTTTCTGTTAAAACATATTCCTGTATTTTGTTAATGAGTATGCTTGAAATATGTAATAGATCTATCTGTTCTGTTGTCTTCATTTTTCACAGGTTAAAGTAACAGTTCAGCGTACTAAGTTGTGTGAAAATATTTAGTTCTACAACCCCTCGTGGTTTAACACAAGCTGTTTCCAGCTTTCTGATTTAACTAGCTAATAAACTTTGCCTACACTATTACTTAACACAAAATTAATCCCCTACAGTTGGCAAATTGTCAATTTTGCCATTTAAGATAAATGTACATTAATCCAGGGGGAAAAAAGTACCATTTTGACTATAGTGCTTCAATTCAAAGCAAATTTGGTTCATTGCTTTCTACATTCATAGCCATCAGTTTTTAAGCTTCCTACAATTGTTACAGaagcctgttcctgtttaaaggTCTGATGATGAATTAGTTTTTTCTGACCTTTTCCATGAAGTAGCACTTTTTTCTTTTTGCAACTTAATTCTTAAGGCAGATATTAAATATGATACAACAGGTTTAATGTTTTTACAACAAACGTTGTAAATAAGTTTGCCAATGCTGAAATTATATGGCCACATCAATTAGCTATTGGAATTCAAAGATGGAACAGTAAGGACATTGAACAGTAAGGAAGTGGTTAGATTTGGGGAGAGCAGGAGAAGATTTTGGCATTTTATTGGCAGTTTGTGGATGTGGCTGTGTATTTGGCAACTTGATGGTAGGAACACAACctaatttttttatttcattcagcTGAACATGTGGTATGGCAGGACAAACTATTTTGCATGGCTCTGCTACATTTGCTTCTAAGTATTGGATTGTAATGATTTGGATATCTGTGTGCATATATACCTCTCTTCCCTGCCCCCAGCACCCCCATCAGGAACTTTACTAGAAGCACCTCAAATTATTCACACAATTGTGTGTTAGTGCTTTGGCTAGTCAGGTGTAATATCTACCCACCACTAGTGTAGCTGGGGGTGAGATGAAAAAAGTATTCTTTTCCCTGGTGAAGgttcattttatatttttggtATTTGACAGAATCTAAAATTAGATAGGAAAAGGGTTTGGGATAGCTTAGAATATATTGTCAAGTCCAATGACGATCCACTGAGTTGTAAGATACTAATGCTAATTTTGAAGAGTGGGGCCATGCATATATTGAACTTGAATCTTTTAATGTTGGCTAACCTTGACAAGTGCTCCCTTTTGAAAGGGGTGCTTGGTGACAATAGTGATGGCCCCCAAAAAATGATAGGCCTCTTTTAACATGGAAATTGTTCCAATAATGTACATGACCCTGATTGGAGTTGCAGCAGAGAATGGATCAAGGCCTATGGAGTGTGTTACCTTTTGTACAGGTGATGGATGCAAGCAACGGTAAGTCAGAAATGGTTTTCGTGGACTTGAGTCTGACCTACAGCAAGCACCTCTTGTACCTACTTCTCTGCTGTTATGCACACACATCTTTACCCTACTCCCACCTATGTACCCACCACAAAATACAGGCCTTACACTGATCAAACCCCTAGTCCAGTAAACTATTTTGGATACCCTGCATCAAGCTCGATAGCTGTAAAGACGACTGTGGCATCAATTGAGGTTTATTTGGTTCTGCCAGTTGGTCACTCAAGTTTAAATTTGATAATATACCTACATTCTACAGCCTGTGCAATTGCTAATTCTGCAGTAAAGTTAAACATTTTGGCAATTACATTCCTTGATGACCTGAGATGTCATGTTCATTCAGTTCCCAGATCATCTGATGGGCAAAACTGAGAAAATACTGTTGTGTGATCAGTTGGAATATCAAATAAAGAAATTTAATTTTGCTTAATTCACATGACTGGACATAATGGTGCTTCTAGCCTTTTGAAATCTCCATAAGTTACAATCAACAAAAGCTACGTATTCTAAATTGGGGTCAGCATGCTCGTTTTTGGATTTTGCTTTTTGTCGGTTTCTGATCTATCTGCCTATTTCTTTAAAGATTGTCTCGATTGTAGTCACAGTTTAGTGTGCCGTTAACAAACCTGGTGGGAATTCAGTGTTTAATTTTTATTGTTTATTGCAGAAAGCAAGGCCTGGTTGTTAATCGCTGTTTAGAGATTTGGCAGAGCTGCTAATTGAGTTTGTTAAGAACATTCTCAGTAGCTATTTACCCTTTGTCTTTGAGGTAAAATAAATGTGATGAGCCCAACTAAAATAGGTGTGGTTGTTTGTTGGAACACTGAACTGAGGTAATGTCAGTTCTCCCTTCCCCCATTCCCGCTGTTTCACGCCATCAGGCATGACGCTTCCAATTGTTTTGGCTTGTCTACACAGCCATTTCAGGTTAAATTGCAAATTGGATGGAGTCTGTGGCCTTGTACGCGTACTCGTACAGATatcttgaaattaaaataaatcattaaGTTCCAAATTGTTCTGTGGAACAATAGTCAAGATAGCAAACAGTTGCAGGTGTAATCTTTTCTAAACAATTAACAACTAGAATTATCGTCCAGTATTTGATTAACTTCCTTGCAACCTGCAAATAACATGCACTTGTTTAAAATAGTTCAATAGAATGTGTCATGTAGCTTAATCTTCACTCCAATTATATAGATAGAAATTTAGGGAAGAGTTGTTTAATTCTTGATGTACTATAAGTTAATGATCTACTGTTTGGTTTATATTTAGAAATAGCCGCAGCAGTATCAATATTCAAGAAGGCAATAGTGTGCCCCCAAGTGGTAAGATCCAGGTTTATGCTgtatttgaatttggagataaggAATGTAGATAAGTGTTTATAAAGCTGTCAATGAGCAGCAAAAACGTGATTCCTTTGTACTACTCTCCACTTAAATTTAGTGTAGGCCAGAAACTCTATATTTAATGAGCTGCAAAAGGATTTCCCTTAATGGGCACACCaacgggaaaaaaaaacacttgataCATTATTTTTAAAGCTGATTTAAATTAACTGTGATTGCCCAGCACCGTACTTTGGTTGATGAGTGATGTAACACTGATTTATTGAGTTTCTCAAAGCTTTATTTCAATTGAGAGTAATCTGCGAAACAAGACTACTAAAGTTGACAAAAAAGGATAAAAGTGAATACTGCTAATTTAGAACTCAATTAGCATCAATgggtaatatttaaaaatcctaATTACAGTGGTGATGGGGTGAACAAACAGAATTTGTctgattttctaaacttcaacAGTGCTAACAAGAAATGCCTTGATACCTCACTGAAGATATATACCTAAACCAATGAGACCAAGGAGTTACTAGGTTCAAACACTTGCCTGTgtgttttattgcaaaaatattttaTAGAAAAGTTAAGAATAAACATAATACAGCAATTCAATTTGGTCATTGAATAGAGTACAGTATTCCTCATTTGAGCTTCAATCCAGTTGCAAAAGGCATCAAGACATGACAAGTATCCATTTACATTCCCATTAAAGCTACAAGGGGATCTTCAAACAGAATCTTGTTACATTATAGTAGAATGACTTTAGACTGTGGCCTTTTCCCATTGTATGTTGTGTTGCAATCACATTCACTTGAAGGGGAAATGCCTGGGTTCCTAATCTTGAATTTAACCCACTGAAGATGCAGGGGTTAGATTAGGTTTACCCAGAATACCC includes:
- the marcksa gene encoding myristoylated alanine-rich protein kinase C substrate a, with protein sequence MGAQFSKTAANRETVGEKAGEAAAGSPSKTNGQENGHVKVNGDASPAAASAAAPAAEPAAEKEELQANGATPAEESKEDGGTAAAPPAAAAAATSAPVSSEAASTSASASTPPAAAKPAETNGESAESGSPAEGEAAAAKGEEAAAPASTSAASPANSETPKKKKKRFSFKKSFKLSGFSFKKTKKETGDSAENEASASAAAPAPAAPEEEKEKEQGASPPAAAPDSAAEAGTTEETKPKPSQEGDASSPAPAPASEPAAASANSEEKREETGASQEDKPEDKAPESGALQDAKAPEEPSKANEEKPTAEQASSNPTANAEASTTEQEAAAVQEPPPAAAEPAVPQEVPSESSPAPPTTDSAE